One Limisphaerales bacterium DNA window includes the following coding sequences:
- a CDS encoding type II toxin-antitoxin system HicA family toxin, with protein MGNIPVLKPREVVRLLKKLGFEEVRQRGSHKQFRHDDGRGTTVPFHSGRGI; from the coding sequence ATGGGAAACATTCCCGTACTCAAGCCGCGTGAAGTGGTTCGGCTGCTTAAAAAATTGGGCTTCGAGGAAGTTCGGCAACGCGGTTCCCACAAACAATTTCGGCATGACGATGGGCGGGGCACGACAGTGCCGTTCCACTCCGGCCGCGGCATCTGA